One genomic region from Euzebya tangerina encodes:
- the secA gene encoding preprotein translocase subunit SecA — protein MVLQKLLRLGEGRQLKQLWKLVEEVNALESDVQGLTDAELRGRTDEFKARLADGETLDDLMFDAYATCREAAQRVLGQRAYDVQILGGIVIHQGSIAEMRTGEGKTLTSVAPVYLNALSGDGVHVVTVNPYLASRDAEWMGRVYSFLGLSTGYVYPQQKKASKREAYACDITYGTNNELGFDYLRDHMVLSADQLVQRGHNFAIVDEIDSILVDEARTPLIISGPADQSSQWYEIFARRIAPKLKRDEHYEVDEAKRTVGVTEEGVEKVEELLGVGNLYENANTPLIHHLQNAIKAKELFRLDDEYIIEDGEVLIVDENTGRTLKGRRYSEGLHQAIEAKEGVTIKDENQTLATITLQNYFRTYDKLSGMTGTAKTEEKEFAEVYEAGVVVVPTNRPIARVDHADQIYKSLDAKMKAVIADLKDRQERGQPVLVGTVSVERSEELHKLLKVNGIKHEILNAKNHFREADIVAQAGRKGAVTVATNMAGRGVDIMLGGNPENLATKEAKREAGSEPVLNPETGEVEPEAVWRERYQAAYDVALEKYTAQCEAEKKEVLELGGLYVLATERHDSRRIDNQLRGRSGRQGDPGESRFYLSLEDDLMRLFNASAVENIMTRLNMPEDLPIEAKMVTNAVARAQAQVESRNYEIRKNVLKYDDVMNSQRKIIYAERDTVLHDTDEAVEEIAEQFVEDAVSNLAELFCPPGVFPEEWDVDQLEERLQTLFGLEDYEVDIEEFEGKEGHFRLREELEDQAMERYGQREEEITPEAMRQVERRVILSVVDRVWREHLYEMDQLRDGIGLRAVGQRDPLVEYQREAYNAFVEIQARIKEESVGYFFNLPVKREQGAAGTGDKAAGTNGAAPAKDSSDASSNGSGAGPKGSGGSPKPPIRRPALDGASSRPMEAQLSYSSGGGGGSGYQVGGGATTTAGPGSAREAAAKKAAAPATVRNEGEKVGRNDPCPCGSGQKYKRCHGG, from the coding sequence ATGGTGCTCCAGAAGCTGCTGCGACTCGGCGAAGGCCGTCAGCTGAAGCAACTGTGGAAGTTGGTCGAGGAGGTCAACGCCCTCGAGTCGGACGTGCAGGGCCTGACCGATGCCGAGTTGCGCGGCAGGACCGATGAGTTCAAGGCTCGGCTGGCTGACGGCGAGACCCTCGACGACCTCATGTTCGACGCCTACGCGACCTGTCGTGAGGCCGCGCAGCGCGTGCTCGGACAGCGTGCCTACGATGTGCAGATCCTCGGTGGGATCGTCATCCACCAGGGGTCGATCGCCGAGATGCGCACCGGTGAGGGGAAGACCCTGACCTCGGTCGCCCCCGTCTACCTCAACGCCCTGTCCGGCGACGGCGTCCACGTCGTCACCGTCAACCCCTACCTGGCCAGCCGTGACGCCGAGTGGATGGGCCGCGTCTACTCCTTCCTGGGCCTGTCGACGGGGTACGTCTACCCGCAGCAGAAGAAGGCGTCCAAGCGCGAGGCCTACGCCTGCGACATCACCTACGGGACCAACAACGAGCTCGGGTTCGACTACCTGCGCGACCACATGGTCCTGTCCGCCGATCAGCTGGTCCAGCGCGGCCACAACTTCGCGATCGTCGACGAGATCGACTCGATCCTGGTCGACGAGGCGCGGACGCCGCTGATCATCTCCGGGCCCGCCGACCAGTCGTCCCAGTGGTACGAGATCTTCGCGCGCCGCATCGCGCCGAAGCTGAAGCGCGACGAGCACTACGAGGTCGACGAGGCCAAGCGGACCGTCGGCGTCACCGAGGAGGGCGTGGAGAAGGTCGAGGAGCTGCTCGGCGTCGGCAACCTCTACGAGAACGCCAACACGCCGCTGATCCACCACCTCCAGAACGCCATCAAGGCCAAGGAGCTGTTCCGTCTCGACGATGAGTACATCATCGAGGATGGCGAGGTCCTGATCGTCGACGAGAACACCGGCCGCACCTTGAAGGGTCGGCGGTACTCCGAGGGGCTCCACCAGGCCATCGAGGCCAAGGAGGGGGTGACCATCAAGGACGAGAACCAGACCCTGGCCACCATCACCCTGCAGAACTACTTCCGCACCTACGACAAGCTCTCGGGCATGACCGGTACGGCGAAGACCGAAGAGAAGGAGTTCGCCGAGGTCTACGAGGCCGGTGTCGTCGTCGTGCCCACCAACCGGCCCATCGCCCGTGTGGATCACGCCGACCAGATCTACAAGTCGCTGGACGCCAAGATGAAGGCGGTCATCGCCGACCTCAAGGATCGGCAGGAACGCGGTCAGCCGGTCCTGGTCGGGACCGTGTCCGTCGAGCGGTCCGAGGAGCTGCACAAGCTGCTCAAGGTCAACGGAATCAAACACGAGATCCTCAACGCCAAGAACCACTTCCGCGAGGCCGACATCGTGGCCCAAGCCGGGCGCAAGGGTGCGGTCACCGTCGCCACGAACATGGCCGGCCGTGGTGTCGACATCATGCTGGGCGGCAACCCCGAGAACCTGGCGACGAAGGAGGCCAAGCGCGAGGCCGGATCCGAGCCGGTGCTCAACCCCGAGACCGGCGAGGTCGAGCCCGAAGCCGTGTGGCGCGAGCGCTACCAGGCCGCCTACGACGTGGCCCTCGAGAAGTACACCGCCCAGTGCGAGGCCGAGAAGAAGGAGGTCCTCGAGCTCGGTGGCCTGTACGTGCTCGCGACCGAGCGGCACGACAGTCGGCGGATCGACAACCAGCTGCGCGGTCGCTCCGGCCGTCAGGGCGACCCGGGCGAGTCGCGGTTCTACCTCTCGCTCGAGGACGACCTGATGCGGCTGTTCAACGCCTCAGCCGTCGAGAACATCATGACCCGGCTGAACATGCCGGAGGACCTGCCCATCGAGGCCAAGATGGTCACCAACGCGGTGGCCCGGGCACAGGCGCAGGTGGAGTCGCGCAACTACGAGATCCGCAAGAACGTCCTGAAGTACGACGACGTGATGAACTCGCAGCGCAAGATCATCTACGCCGAGCGGGACACCGTGCTGCACGACACCGACGAGGCGGTCGAGGAGATCGCCGAGCAGTTCGTCGAGGACGCCGTGTCCAACCTGGCCGAGCTGTTCTGCCCGCCCGGCGTGTTCCCGGAGGAGTGGGACGTCGACCAGTTGGAGGAGCGGCTGCAGACCCTCTTCGGCCTCGAGGACTATGAGGTCGACATCGAGGAGTTCGAGGGCAAAGAGGGTCACTTCCGGCTTCGTGAGGAGCTGGAGGACCAGGCGATGGAGCGCTACGGGCAGCGCGAGGAGGAGATCACGCCCGAGGCGATGCGCCAGGTCGAGCGGCGGGTCATCCTCTCCGTCGTCGACCGGGTGTGGCGTGAGCACCTCTACGAGATGGACCAGCTGCGCGACGGGATCGGCCTTCGTGCCGTCGGCCAGCGCGACCCGCTGGTGGAGTACCAGCGCGAGGCCTACAACGCGTTCGTCGAGATCCAGGCCCGGATCAAGGAGGAGTCGGTCGGCTACTTCTTCAACCTGCCGGTGAAGCGGGAGCAGGGTGCTGCTGGCACGGGTGACAAGGCGGCAGGCACGAACGGGGCGGCGCCGGCCAAGGATTCCTCGGATGCCTCGTCGAACGGGTCTGGCGCGGGGCCGAAGGGGTCAGGTGGGTCGCCCAAGCCGCCGATCCGTCGACCAGCGCTGGACGGC
- a CDS encoding LLM class flavin-dependent oxidoreductase, whose translation MSLHLGLAFDRTFPASFVLEVASRLDRHDDARLWLIEDCFHTAAQPLAAAALATTTRLNVGLGILPAVARNPAIAAMEIATLAELAPGRIIAGIGHGVQSWMGQMGVRPESPLTTLEEVTVAVKRLLAGEEVTTQGSVVSLDAVKLEAPPSQPVPVISGVRGPKSLALAGRVADGVLLAEPAAPSYVRWAHQHTRVGDRADDDFITAVYSPLCLTDDATQAHQLMAPWVAGQLADPNAGVAALPFAEELQARFADGGDAALVDMPHEWWTEIGPIGTLDDVMGHLGALADAGVDHVGLFPAPDVEVARRQLDQLDTLMAAQP comes from the coding sequence ATGTCGCTGCACCTCGGCCTGGCCTTCGACCGCACGTTTCCGGCGTCCTTCGTCCTCGAGGTCGCCAGCCGGCTGGACCGGCACGACGATGCCCGGCTGTGGCTGATCGAGGACTGCTTCCACACCGCCGCTCAGCCGTTGGCCGCCGCGGCGCTGGCCACCACGACCAGGCTGAACGTCGGACTCGGAATCCTGCCGGCCGTTGCCCGCAACCCCGCCATCGCGGCGATGGAGATCGCGACGCTGGCCGAGCTCGCCCCCGGCCGGATCATCGCCGGCATCGGCCACGGCGTGCAGAGCTGGATGGGCCAGATGGGTGTTCGTCCCGAATCGCCGCTCACCACGCTGGAGGAGGTGACGGTCGCCGTGAAGCGATTGTTGGCTGGCGAGGAGGTCACCACGCAGGGGTCCGTCGTCTCGCTGGACGCCGTCAAGCTGGAGGCACCCCCCTCCCAACCGGTCCCGGTCATCTCCGGCGTCCGGGGACCCAAATCGCTCGCCCTGGCGGGAAGGGTTGCCGACGGGGTGCTCCTGGCCGAGCCGGCGGCGCCGTCCTACGTCCGCTGGGCCCATCAGCACACCAGGGTCGGGGACCGGGCCGATGACGACTTCATCACCGCGGTGTACTCGCCGCTGTGCCTGACCGACGACGCCACGCAGGCGCACCAGCTGATGGCGCCATGGGTGGCTGGGCAGCTGGCCGACCCGAACGCCGGTGTCGCGGCCCTGCCGTTCGCAGAGGAGCTCCAGGCCCGGTTCGCCGACGGCGGTGACGCTGCACTGGTCGACATGCCCCACGAGTGGTGGACCGAGATCGGCCCGATCGGGACGCTCGATGATGTCATGGGCCATCTCGGTGCCCTGGCGGATGCCGGGGTCGACCACGTGGGGCTGTTCCCGGCACCGGACGTCGAGGTCGCGCGCCGACAGCTGGATCAACTCGACACCCTCATGGCTGCCCAGCCGTAG
- a CDS encoding aldose 1-epimerase, translated as MPTTDHLRLESATSRVEIDLGDGGRIRTWHIGDTQVLATTGAAYARGLFVMAPWVGRTREARFDVDGRTVELPATLAPHALHGTVWSTRWESDGDGWIRADLTDEWPFAGFVRQQIVLSDTGLDLRLELHATDEPMPGDLGWHPCFRRRIEGGEPAELSFAATTMYVREADGVTGRRTTEPTPGPWDDCFTDLTDPATVTWPGRLAIDVTSTLSHLVVFDEWPTMVAIEPQSGPPDSLNSGPHVIHPGQPLVAESTWRWRVPE; from the coding sequence ATGCCCACGACCGATCATCTTCGGTTGGAGAGTGCTACTTCGCGAGTGGAGATCGACCTCGGCGACGGGGGCCGCATCCGTACCTGGCACATCGGTGACACCCAGGTCCTGGCCACCACCGGCGCGGCGTACGCCCGCGGCCTGTTCGTCATGGCTCCCTGGGTCGGGCGCACCCGTGAGGCGCGGTTCGACGTCGATGGCCGCACGGTGGAGCTCCCGGCAACGCTCGCGCCCCACGCTCTTCACGGCACCGTGTGGTCAACTAGGTGGGAGTCCGACGGTGATGGCTGGATCCGCGCCGACCTGACCGACGAGTGGCCCTTCGCCGGGTTCGTGCGACAGCAGATAGTGCTGAGCGACACCGGTCTGGACCTGCGGCTCGAACTGCACGCCACCGACGAACCGATGCCCGGCGACCTCGGCTGGCACCCCTGCTTCCGGCGTCGCATCGAGGGGGGCGAGCCAGCCGAGCTGTCGTTCGCCGCGACGACGATGTACGTGCGCGAGGCGGACGGCGTCACAGGGCGTCGCACCACCGAGCCAACGCCCGGTCCCTGGGATGACTGCTTCACCGACCTCACCGACCCGGCGACGGTCACTTGGCCGGGTCGGCTGGCCATCGACGTGACCTCGACGCTGTCCCACCTCGTCGTGTTCGACGAGTGGCCCACCATGGTTGCCATCGAGCCACAGTCCGGTCCGCCGGACTCCCTCAACAGCGGCCCCCACGTGATCCACCCGGGCCAGCCCCTGGTCGCCGAGTCGACCTGGCGGTGGCGGGTGCCGGAGTAG